One genomic window of Salvia miltiorrhiza cultivar Shanhuang (shh) chromosome 4, IMPLAD_Smil_shh, whole genome shotgun sequence includes the following:
- the LOC131020769 gene encoding RING-H2 finger protein ATL67-like — protein sequence MSASPPPPPPPPPLAPSLSRNLTSIGAISIALGFVVFFSILLLASYICYRSLSRRRRRHGGGNPNPRNSTENSIYLPRIIFVAEDDEGENDAVVGLEQAVINSYPKLVFTKRSGNWENDAVCAICLCEYREAEMLRMLPDCRHCFHVMCVDAWLKLNASCPVCRNSPLPTPLSTPLQEVVPLSQYSDGRRR from the coding sequence ATGTCCGCCtcgccaccgcctccgcctccgccgccgccgttagCCCCCTCCCTCTCCAGAAACCTCACCTCGATCGGCGCCATCTCCATCGCCCTCGGCTTCGTCGTCTTCTTCTCCATCCTCCTCCTCGCCTCCTACATCTGCTACCGATCCCtctcccgccgccgccgccgccacggAGGCGGAAATCCAAACCCTAGGAATTCCACGGAAAACAGCATCTATCTCCCGCGCATCATCTTCGTCGCCGAGGACGACGAGGGCGAGAACGACGCCGTCGTGGGGCTGGAGCAGGCGGTGATCAACTCGTATCCGAAGCTCGTGTTCACCAAGCGGAGCGGGAATTGGGAGAACGACGCCGTCTGCGCGATCTGCCTGTGCGAGTACAGGGAGGCGGAGATGCTGAGGATGCTGCCCGATTGCAGGCACTGCTTCCACGTGATGTGCGTCGACGCCTGGCTCAAGCTCAACGCCTCCTGCCCCGTCTGCCGGAATTCGCCGCTGCCGACGCCGCTCTCCACGCCGCTGCAGGAAGTGGTGCCGCTCTCTCAGTACTCCGATGGGCGGAGACGGTGA